A genomic segment from Gossypium hirsutum isolate 1008001.06 chromosome D04, Gossypium_hirsutum_v2.1, whole genome shotgun sequence encodes:
- the LOC107949015 gene encoding B3 domain-containing transcription factor VRN1 has product MSQPVGPSLPLNNSSCIFYKLIVASILQDKKLRIPNKFVKKFGDELSSVATLTVPGGRQWLVELREEDKRIWLDNGWNTFVEYYSICIGYFVVFKYEGNSHFGVHVYNLKSSEINYLSNNSREPGDFAEITGSSSYFLVDKDVDESLDHEKKKYKISTCLHQENELRDLRATFQSTEDKGIQFNGVELTSIGDEGGPCFSNETLRYTIKQEVEPSMDEQEPFRKFKVKEELPTLDSPRVLRRRRDVTTEEKQGAFHAASMFKPDNPFCRIILRPSYVYKGVLLHLPRCFARRYLNGVDGVIMLQIPEGKKWPVQCVYCNDNLKFSKGWAEFVLDNNLDEGDVCIFELINTKEIVLKVTIFRALRD; this is encoded by the exons ATGTCACAACCAGTGGGTCCATCTTTGCCCCTGAACAATTCCTCTTGCATCTTCTACAAGTTAATTGTGGCTTCCATCCTTCAAGACAAGAAGCTA AGGATCCCGAATAAGTTTGTTAAGAAATTTGGTGATGAACTCTCTTCGGTTGCTACGCTCACCGTTCCGGGTGGTCGTCAATGGCTAGTGGAATTGAGGGAAGAGGACAAAAGAATATGGCTGGATAATGGTTGGAACACGTTTGTTGAATACTATTCCATCTGCATCGGGTATTTCGTGGTCTTTAAATACGAAGGGAATTCGCATTTTGGTGTTCATGTGTATAATCTGAAATCTTCGGAGATCAACTATCTGTCGAATAATTCTCGAGAACCTGGTGATTTTGCTGAGATTACGGGTTCTAGTTCGTACTTTTTGGTCGATAAAGATGTCGACGAAAGTCTAGATCACGAGAAGAAGAAATATAAGATCTCTACATGCCTGCATCAGGAAAACGAGTTGCGTGATTTACGAGCAACGTTTCAATCTACTGAAGACAAAGGCATTCAGTTTAATGGGGTTGAGCTTACGAGTATCGGAGATGAAGGTGGACCATGTTTCTCGAACGAAACACTAAGATACACTATAAAACAAGAAGTTGAACCTA GTATGGATGAACAAGAGCCGTTCCGGAAATTCAAAGTGAAAGAAGAGCTTCCTACCCTGGACTCACCAAGGGTTCTTCGGAGACGGAGAGATGTTACGACAGAAGAAAAACAGGGTGCATTTCATGCGGCTTCTATGTTCAAACCCGACAATCCTTTCTGCAGGATTATATTGCGACCTTCTTATGTATACAAGGGAGTACTTCTC CATTTGCCCCGTTGCTTTGCTCGGAGATATCTGAACGGAGTTGACGGGGTCATCATGCTTCAGATACCGGAAGGGAAAAAGTGGCCGGTTCAATGCGTTTATTGTAACGACAATTTGAAGTTCAGCAAAGGATGGGCCGAATTCGTCCTGGATAATAATTTGGATGAAGGAGACGTTTGTATATTCGAGTTGATTAATACGAAGGAGATCGTACTGAAAGTTACCATTTTCCGTGCTCTTCGAGACTGA
- the LOC121215975 gene encoding uncharacterized protein At4g06598 gives MANSKGSTNIRNLMFAGKHALLPPKSPFPIASPVHTDYIPNNVIGSKVIQKSRVGSTYHQRTSSESHLIEEQPSWLDDLLNEPETPMYKGCHRRSSSDSFAFIDVSNAPNLDYGAQDECRYKSMISSPSWTHQDFDHHNQKDARVNSFHANVNLVKQKNRAWDSPSLRESTFIQGLGSSCTLEEPEAPPSTASEKKDSAESASPDAKGSSEKKDNSHTKSSSSDTESKRAKQQFAQRSRGRKLQYIAELERNVQALQAEGSEVSAELEFLNQQNLILSMENKALKQRLESLAQEQAIKYLEQEVLEREIGRLRVMYQQQNQQQSSSSHQCSSSRDLDSQFANLSLKHNDSSSSLDPIIGPVRI, from the exons ATGGCGAATTCGAAGGGGTCAACAAATATAAGAAATTTGATGTTTGCCGGAAAACACGCTTTGCTTCCTCCTAAAAGTCCTTTTCCTATAGCCTCCCCTGTGCATACCGATTATATCCCGAACAATGTAATTGGATCAAAAGTGATTCAAAAGTCTAGAGTGGGAAGTACGTACCACCAGCGTACTTCCTCTGAAAGTCATCTGATAGAGGAACAACCTTCTTGGCTTGACGATCTCCTTAACGAGCCAGAGACTCCTATGTACAAAGGCTGTCATCGACGTTCATCTAGTGATTCTTTTGCATTCATTGATGTATCCAATGCACCTAACCTAGATTACGGAGCTCAGGATGAATGCAGATATAAAAGTATGATTTCCTCACCTTCTTGGACACATCAGGACTTTGATCATCACAATCAGAAAGATGCTCGGGTTAACTCTTTCCATGCCAATGTAAACTTGGTAAAGCAAAAAAATAGGGCATGGGATTCACCTTCTCTTAGAGAAAGCACGTTTATCCAAGGTTTAGGATCATCATGTACACTGGAAGAACCGGAGGCTCCGCCATCAACAGCAAGTGAGAAAAAAGATTCTGCTGAATCTGCATCTCCTGATGCAAAAGGTTCTTCCGAGAAAAAGGATAATTCTCACACTAAGTCTTCTTCATCTGACACTGAATCAAAACGTGCGAAGCA GCAGTTTGCTCAACGCTCAAGGGGGCGTAAACTCCAGTACATAGCTGAGCTCGAAAGAAATGTACAAGCCTTGCAG GCAGAAGGGTCTGAAGTTTCAGCTGAGCTCGAATTTCTCAACCAGCAGAATCTTATTCTTAGCATGGAGAACAAAGCTCTTAAGCAACGTTTAGAGAGTTTAGCTCAAGAACAAGCTATCAAATATC TTGAGCAGGAGGTATTGGAGAGGGAGATCGGTCGGTTACGAGTTATGTACCAGCAGCAAAATCAACAGCAGTCGTCGTCTAGCCATCAATGCTCTAGCAGTAGAGATCTTGATTCCCAATTCGCAAACCTCTCTCTGAAACATAATGATAGCAGTTCCTCTCTTGACCCTATCATCGGTCCAGTTCGCATCTAA
- the LOC121215974 gene encoding uncharacterized protein At4g06598 encodes MFAGKHALLPPKSPLPIASPVYTDYIPNNVIGSKVIQKSRVGSTYHQHTSSESHLIEEQPSWLDNLLNEPESPMYKGRHRCSSSDSFAFIDVSNAPNLDYGARDECRYKSMISSPSWTHQDFDHHNQKDARVNSFHANVNLVKQKNRAWDSPSLRESTFIQGLGSSCTLEEPEAPPSTASEKKDSAESASPDAKGSSEKKDNSHTKSSSSDTDSKRAKQQFAQRSRGRKLQYIAELERNVQALQAEGSEVSAELEFLNQQNLILSMENKALKQRLESLAQEQAIKYLEQEVLEREIGRLRVMYQQQNQQQPSSSHQCSSSRDLDSQFANLSLKHNDSSSSLDPITGPVRI; translated from the exons ATGTTTGCCGGAAAACACGCTTTGCTTCCTCCTAAAAGTCCTCTTCCTATAGCCTCCCCTGTGTATACCGATTATATCCCGAACAATGTAATTGGATCAAAAGTGATTCAAAAGTCTAGAGTGGGAAGTACGTACCACCAGCATACTTCCTCTGAAAGTCATCTGATAGAGGAACAACCTTCTTGGCTTGACAATCTCCTTAACGAACCAGAGAGTCCTATGTACAAAGGCCGTCATCGATGTTCATCTAGTGATTCTTTTGCATTCATTGATGTATCCAATGCACCTAACCTAGATTACGGAGCTCGGGATGAATGCAGATATAAAAGTATGATTTCCTCACCTTCTTGGACACATCAGGACTTTGATCATCACAATCAGAAAGATGCTCGGGTTAACTCTTTCCATGCCAATGTAAACTTGGTAAAGCAAAAAAATAGGGCATGGGATTCACCTTCTCTTAGAGAAAGCACGTTTATCCAAGGTTTAGGATCATCATGTACACTGGAAGAACCGGAGGCTCCGCCATCAACAGCAAGTGAGAAAAAAGATTCTGCTGAATCTGCATCTCCTGATGCAAAAGGTTCTTCCGAGAAAAAGGATAATTCTCACACTAAGTCTTCTTCATCTGACACCGACTCAAAACGTGCGAAGCA GCAGTTTGCTCAACGCTCAAGGGGGCGTAAACTCCAGTACATAGCTGAGCTCGAAAGAAATGTACAAGCCTTGCAG GCAGAAGGGTCTGAAGTTTCAGCTGAGCTCGAATTTCTCAACCAGCAGAATCTTATTCTTAGCATGGAGAACAAAGCTCTTAAGCAACGTTTAGAGAGTTTAGCTCAAGAACAAGCTATCAAATATC TTGAGCAGGAGGTATTGGAGAGGGAGATCGGTCGGTTACGAGTCATGTACCAGCAGCAAAATCAACAGCAGCCGTCGTCTAGCCATCAATGCTCTAGCAGTAGAGATCTTGATTCCCAATTCGCAAACCTCTCTCTGAAACATAATGATAGCAGTTCCTCTCTTGACCCTATCACCGGTCCAGTTCGCATCTAA